One segment of Phragmites australis chromosome 13, lpPhrAust1.1, whole genome shotgun sequence DNA contains the following:
- the LOC133889248 gene encoding U-box domain-containing protein 9-like: protein MAKPAPAEVDAAALRRWLRRSLVAVAAGGAGAGSFDEAAAALAALREAELGLGGRKDVGGPGGEERAAEEVPVPEYFLCPISSRIMRDPVVVASGQTYDRQFIEEWFSAGNHMCPQTRQVLLNTNLIPNNLVQSMISQWCIENRFTLPPIENQEENQVINSEQKTFDEIFKKISCSPKIVERKQTIKDLRLLTKRDSNFRAVLGERPNSISKMILARSTQGLQNDPEVLEDMVTIILNFSIHDSNKKIIGDDSEAIPFLIWALKSGDMGSRSNSAAAIFTLSALDSNKEKIGELGAMGPLVDLLDQGNIIAKKDAASAIFSLCMLHENKSRATRNGIIDVAMRAIDEQLLVDESLAILALLSSNHEMVEIITEFDGTACMLRAIKDSECSRNKENAVVVLFSICTYNRTKLKEVDADECINGSLALLVRNGTSRARRKAAAILEKMKRTMHNRHSSC from the exons ATGGCGaagccggcgccggcggaggtGGACGCGGCGGCGCTGCGGAGGTGGCTCCGGCGGTCGCTGGTTGCTGTGGCCGCGGGCGGGGCCGGCGCGGGCTCGTTCGATGAGGCGGCCGCGGCTCTCGCGGCGCTGAGGGAGGCGGAGCTCGGGCTCGGCGGGAGGAAGGACGTTGGCGGCCCCGGCGGGGAAGAGCGGGCGGCGGAGGAAGTGCCGGTGCCGGAGTATTTCCTGTGCCCGATCTCGTCCAGGATCATGAGGGACCCCGTGGTCGTCGCGTCTGGGCAG ACCTATGATCGTCAATTCATTGAGGAGTGGTTCAGTGCAGGAAACCATATGTGCCCGCAGACTCGGCAAGTGCTTTTAAACACCAATCTCATTCCCAACAATCTTGTCCAAAGCATGATATCACAGTGGTGCATAGAGAACAGGTTCACTCTGCCACCAATTGAGAATCAAGAGGAAAACCAAGTTATCAACAGTGAGCAAAAAACATTTGATGAAATATTCAAGAAAATCTCTTGCTCACCAAAAATTGTTGAAAGGAAGCAAACAATCAAGGATCTTCGGCTGCTTACTAAGCGTGACAGCAACTTCAGAGCTGTTTTAGGAGAGAGGCCCAATTCCATCTCAAAAATGATCTTAGCCCGATCCACCCAAGGATTACAAAATGATCCAGAGGTACTGGAGGACATGGTGACTATAATTCTCAATTTTTCAATTCATGACAGCAATAAGAAGATTATTGGAGATGACTCAGAAGCAATCCCATTTCTGATATGGGCACTAAAATCGGGAGACATGGGGAGCCGCAGCAACTCTGCAGCTGCTATCTTCACTCTGTCAGCGCTCGACTCCAACAAGGAGAAAATTGGTGAGTTAGGGGCGATGGGACCTTTGGTTGATCTTCTTGACCAAGGCAATATCATTGCAAAGAAAGATGCAGCATCAGCAATTTTCAGTCTGTGTATGCTCCATGAGAACAAATCAAGAGCTACAAGAAATGGGATCATTGATGTGGCAATGAGAGCCATCGATGAACAGTTACTTGTCGATGAGTCTTTGGCTATACTTGCTTTGCTATCAAGCAACCATGAGATGGTGGAGATCATCACCGAGTTTGACGGTACTGCTTGCATGCTCCGTGCAATAAAGGATAGCGAGTGCAGCCGCAACAAAGAGAACGCAGTGGTAGTTCTTTTCTCAATCTGCACGTACAACCGGACAAAGCTGAAGGAGGTCGATGCAGATGAGTGCATCAATGGTTCACTGGCTTTGCTCGTGCGGAATGGGACTTCAAGAGCGAGGAGGAAGGCTGCCGCGATCCTTGAGAAGATGAAAAGGACCATGCACAACAGGCATAGCTCTTGTTAG
- the LOC133889247 gene encoding cell division cycle 5-like protein, translating into MRIMIKGGVWKNTEDEILKAAVMKYGKNQWARISSLLVRKSAKQCKARWYEWLDPSIKKTEWTREEDEKLLHLAKLMPTQWRTIAPIVGRTPSQCLERYEKLLDAACAKDENYEPNDDPRKLRPGEIDPNPESKPARPDPVDMDEDEKEMLSEARARLANTRGKKAKRKAREKQLEEARRLASLQKRRELKAAGIDTRQRKRKRKGIDYNAEIAFEKRPPPGFYDTVGEDKPPEHVQFPTTIEELEGKRRVDVEAQLRKQDIARNKILQRQDAPAAIMQANKLNDPEAVTKRSKLMLPPPQISDHELEEIAKMGSASDPALAEELEEGNTATRTLLSSYSQTPRLGMTPLRTPQRTPAGKGDAIMMEAENLARLRESQTPLLGGDNPDLHPSDFSGVTPRKKEIQTPNPMATPLASPGPGATPRIGMTPSRDGNSFGLTPKATPFRDELRINEEVEMQDSAKLELRRQAELRKSLRSGFASIPQPKNEYQIVMPPITEDEKEEAEEKIEEDMSDRLARERAEEQARQEALLRKRSKVLQRSLPRPPAASVDVLRQSLIKGGESRSGSTFVPPTSLELADDLINEELLRLLEHDNAKYPLDEKTQKEKKKGNKRQANGAAFVPEIEDFDEGELKEASSMVEEEIQHLRVAMGHENESFEDFVKAHDACQEDLMYFPLNNSYGLASVAGKADKITALQNEFEIVKKRMDDEAKKASRLEQKIKLLTQGYQVRAGKLWSQVQETFKQMDTATTELECFQELQKQEQMAASYRVKNLTEEVNKQKALERTLQSRYGGLLSTYHRIQEQLEEHKSQLKMKEAVEAENLAQEGVAAQNRAAEEENEMSCNAEEEKGQMASATFEEPAGSKQISEDQMDVDSSNVDGEFVGPISPAPDTQRDNCEASVQENSSDAQSCDNATTNGVARDGIDASKLESQDNSDGSMPMDAGNQEDGKNKLPTVCAGEGHTAVSSDHAVTNENDMVPE; encoded by the exons ATGAGGATCATGATAAAGGGAGGCGTGTGGAAGAACACGGAGGACGAGATCCTCAAGGCGGCCGTCATGAAGTACGGCAAGAACCAGTGGGCGCGCATCTCGTCGCTGCTCGTCCGCAAGTCCGCCAAGCAGTGCAAGGCGCGGTGGTACGAGTGGCTCGACCCATCCATCAAGAAG ACTGAATGGACAAGGGAAGAGGATGAGAAGCTACTCCATCTTGCTAAACTCATGCCTACTCAATGGAGGACAATTGCACCCATTGTAGGTCGAACACCATCTCAGTGCCTTGAGCGTTATGAGAAACTTCTTGATGCTGCCTGTGCGAAGGATGAGAATTATGAACCTAATGATGACCCTAGGAAGTTGCGACCTGGTGAAATTGATCCAAACCCTGAGTCTAAACCTGCTCGTCCTGATCCTGTTGATATGGATGAAGACGAAAAGGAGATGCTCTCTGAGGCAAGAGCTCGATTAGCTAACACCAGGGGTAAAAAGGCAAAACGAAAAGCAAGAGAGAAACAACTTGAAGAGGCTAGGCGGCTTGCTTCACTGCAAAAAAGGAGAGAGCTGAAGGCGGCTGGCATTGATACACGGCagaggaagagaaagagaaaggggATTGATTATAATGCTGAGATTGCTTTTGAAAAGAGACCACCTCCAGGCTTTTATGATACAGTTGGTGAGGACAAGCCACCTGAGCATGTGCAGTTTCCGACTACTATTGAGGAGCTTGAAGGGAAGAGAAGAGTGGATGTAGAGGCACAATTGAGGAAGCAAGACATAGCCAGGAACAAGATTCTGCAGCGGCAGGATGCCCCTGCTGCAATAATGCAAGCCAATAAACTCAATGACCCAGAAGCTGTCACAAAGAGGTCCAAACTAATGCTTCCACCACCACAAATTTCTGATCATGAGTTGGAGGAGATAGCAAAGATGGGTAGTGCCAGTGACCCTGCTCTAGCTGAGGAGCTTGAGGAAGGAAATACTGCCACAAGAACTTTGTTATCCAGCTATTCCCAGACTCCAAGGCTTGGTATGACACCATTGCGAACTCCACAGCGAACTCCAGCTGGGAAAGGTGATGCTATTATGATGGAGGCAGAAAATCTTGCACGTCTAAGGGAATCACAAACACCACTTTTGGGAGGGGATAATCCAGATCTTCATCCATCGGATTTCTCTGGTGTTACACCACGTAAGAAGGAGATACAGACTCCAAATCCGATGGCAACACCCTTGGCAAGCCCTGGTCCTGGTGCTACCCCACGGATTGGTATGACACCCTCCAGAGATGGGAATTCCTTTGGTTTAACTCCAAAAGCTACACCCTTTCGGGATGAGCTCCGCATAAATGAAGAGGTGGAAATGCAGGACAGTGCTAAGCTTGAGCTTCGTAGGCAAGCTGAACTAAGAAAAAGCCTGCGATCTGGTTTTGCTTCTATTCCACAGCCTAAGAATGAGTACCAGATAGTTATGCCACCTATCACAGAGGATGAGaaggaagaagctgaagagaaaattgaagagGATATGTCAGACAGGCTAGCACGAGAGAGGGCTGAGGAACAAGCAAGGCAGGAGGCATTGCTTAGAAAGAGATCCAAAGTGTTGCAGAGAAGTTTGCCTAGACCACCTGCTGCTTCAGTAGATGTTCTCCGGCAGTCTCTGATTAAAGGTGGTGAGAGCAGAAGTGGAAGTACCTTTGTGCCTCCAACATCACTTGAACTGGCTGATGATCTAATAAATGAGGAGCTCCTTAGGCTTCTTGAGCATGATAATGCTAAATATCCCCTTGatgaaaaaactcaaaaagagaaaaagaaagggaacAAGCGGCAGGCAAATGGGGCAGCTTTTGTTCCTGAAATTGAAGATTTTGATGAGGGTGAACTAAAAGAG GCTAGTTCTATGGTTGAAGAGGAAATTCAACATCTCCGTGTGGCCATGGGGCATGAAAACGAATCTTTTGAGGATTTTGTGAAAGCACATGATGCATGCCAAGAGGACCTTATGTATTTTCCTTTGAACAATAGCTATGGTCTTGCCAGTGTTGCTGGAAAAGCTGATAAGATCACCGCTTTGCAAAATGAGTTTGAAATTGTGAAGAAGAGAATGGATGACGAAGCTAAGAAGGCTTCTCGGCTTGAGCAGAAAATCAAACTTCTGACACAAGGGTACCAG GTACGGGCCGGAAAACTGTGGTCTCAGGTTCAAGAAACATTCAAGCAGATGGACACTGCTACGACAGAACTTGAATGTTTCCAAGAGCTCCAGAAACAGGAACAAATGGCTGCTTCCTACCGTGTCAAAAATTTGACCGAAGAAGTGAATAAACAGAAAGCATTAGAACGGACACTCCAAAGCCGCTATGGTGGTTTGTTGTCTACTTACCATAGGATCCAAGAACAGCTTGAGGAGCACAAGAGTCAACTTAAGATGAAGGAGGCAGTAGAAGCAGAAAATCTTGCTCAAGAGGGGGTTGCAGCACAAAATCGTGCTGCTGAGGAAGAAAATGAAATGAGCTGTAATGCTGAAGAGGAAAAAGGACAGATGGCAAGTGCTACTTTTGAAGAACCTGCAGGAAGCAAGCAAATCAGTGAGGATCAGATGGATGTGGACAGCAGTAATGTAGATGGGGAATTCGTAGGTCCTATTTCCCCAGCACCAGATACTCAACGGGACAATTGCGAGGCTTCTGTTCAAGAGAACTCTTCTGATGCTCAGAGTTGTGATAACGCTACTACTAATGGTGTAGCTCGTGATGGGATTGATGCGTCCAAATTAGAAAGTCAGGATAATTCTGATGGCAGCATGCCTATGGATGCTGGTAATCAGGAGGATGGCAAGAATAAACTCCCAACTGTTTGTGCCGGTGAAGGACATACAGCTGTATCTTCGGATCACGCTGTCACAAATGAGAATGACATGGTTCCTGAGTAA